A genomic window from Streptomyces brevispora includes:
- a CDS encoding dihydrolipoamide acetyltransferase family protein yields MTTMTDTSNAARFREFKMPDVGEGLTEAEILKWFVQPGDTVTDGQVVCEVETAKAAVELPIPFDGVVHELRFGEGTTVDVGQVIIAVDVAPGGGDAAAAAASAPASAPAPAAEPEAEAPKGRTPVLVGYGVAESSTKRRARKGTEAAPAAASVAIQGEMNGHGTSAVPAAPAVTAVSAVSGTRPLAKPPVRKLAKDLGIDLATVSPTGAGGVITREDVHAAATPAPVPAPAPVRDEVPAPTPAPAQAPAVVASAGARETRIPVKGVRKAIAQAMVGSAFTAPHVTEFVTVDVTRTMKLVAELKEDKEMAGVRVNPLLIIAKALLVAIKRHPEVNAAWDEANQEIVQKHYVNLGIAAATPRGLIVPNIKDAHEQTLPQLAASLGELVSTAREGKTSPAAMAGGTVTITNVGVFGVDTGTPILNPGESAILAVGAIKLQPWVHKGKVKPRQVTTLALSFDHRLVDGELGSKVLADVAAILEQPKRLITWA; encoded by the coding sequence GTGACTACGATGACCGACACTTCCAACGCTGCTCGCTTCCGTGAGTTCAAGATGCCCGACGTGGGCGAGGGACTGACCGAGGCCGAGATCCTCAAGTGGTTCGTCCAGCCGGGCGACACCGTCACCGACGGCCAGGTCGTCTGCGAGGTCGAGACGGCGAAGGCGGCCGTCGAGCTGCCGATCCCGTTCGACGGGGTGGTGCACGAGCTGCGCTTCGGCGAGGGCACGACCGTCGACGTCGGCCAGGTGATCATCGCGGTGGACGTGGCGCCGGGCGGCGGCGACGCGGCTGCGGCTGCGGCTTCTGCCCCGGCCTCGGCCCCCGCGCCCGCCGCCGAGCCGGAGGCCGAGGCGCCGAAGGGCCGTACGCCGGTCCTGGTCGGCTACGGCGTGGCCGAGTCCTCCACGAAGCGGCGCGCCCGCAAGGGCACCGAGGCGGCGCCCGCCGCCGCGTCCGTCGCGATCCAGGGCGAGATGAACGGGCACGGCACCTCCGCCGTCCCCGCAGCCCCTGCGGTCACCGCCGTCTCTGCCGTCTCCGGGACCCGGCCGCTCGCGAAGCCTCCGGTACGGAAGCTGGCGAAGGACCTGGGCATCGACCTGGCGACGGTCAGCCCGACCGGCGCGGGCGGCGTCATCACCCGCGAGGACGTCCACGCGGCGGCGACACCGGCCCCGGTTCCGGCCCCCGCGCCGGTGCGGGACGAGGTTCCGGCTCCGACACCGGCCCCGGCGCAGGCCCCGGCCGTGGTCGCTTCGGCGGGTGCGCGGGAGACCCGTATCCCCGTCAAGGGCGTACGGAAGGCCATCGCGCAGGCGATGGTCGGCAGCGCGTTCACGGCGCCGCACGTCACCGAGTTCGTGACGGTCGACGTGACGCGCACGATGAAGCTGGTCGCGGAGCTCAAGGAGGACAAGGAGATGGCCGGGGTGCGGGTCAACCCGCTCCTGATCATCGCCAAGGCGCTCCTGGTCGCGATCAAGCGGCACCCCGAGGTCAACGCCGCCTGGGACGAGGCGAACCAGGAGATCGTGCAGAAGCACTACGTGAACCTGGGCATCGCCGCGGCCACCCCGCGCGGACTGATCGTGCCGAACATCAAGGACGCGCACGAGCAAACGCTCCCCCAACTGGCCGCATCACTCGGTGAGTTGGTCTCGACGGCTCGCGAGGGCAAGACGTCCCCGGCGGCGATGGCGGGCGGCACGGTGACCATCACCAACGTCGGCGTCTTCGGTGTCGACACGGGTACGCCGATCCTCAACCCGGGCGAGTCCGCGATCCTCGCGGTCGGTGCGATCAAGCTCCAGCCGTGGGTCCACAAGGGCAAGGTGAAGCCCCGCCAGGTCACCACTCTGGCGCTCTCCTTCGACCACCGGCTGGTCGACGGCGAGCTCGGCTCCAAGGTCCTCGCGGACGTCGCCGCGATCCTGGAACAGCCGAAGCGCCTGATCACCTGGGCGTAG
- a CDS encoding alpha-ketoacid dehydrogenase subunit beta, producing the protein MAMEKMSLAKALNESLRKALDTDPKVLIMGEDVGKLGGVFRITDGLQKDFGEGRVIDTPLAESGIVGTAIGMALRGYRPVVEIQFDGFVFPAYDQIVTQLAKMHARSLGKIKLPVVVRIPYGGGIGAVEHHSESPEALFAHVAGLKVVSPSNASDAYWMMQQAVQSDDPIIFFEPKRRYWDKGEVDTESIPGQLHRASVARAGADLTLVAYGPMVKVCLEAAAAAQEEGKSIEVLDLRSMSPIDFDAIQTSVEKTRRLVVVHEAPVFYGSGAEIAARITERCFYHLEAPVLRVGGYHVPYPPARLEDEYLPGLDRVLDAVDRSLAY; encoded by the coding sequence ATGGCCATGGAAAAGATGTCCCTTGCGAAGGCGCTCAACGAGTCGCTGCGCAAGGCCCTCGACACCGACCCCAAGGTCCTCATCATGGGTGAGGACGTCGGAAAGCTGGGCGGGGTCTTCCGGATCACCGACGGTCTCCAGAAGGACTTCGGCGAGGGCCGGGTGATCGACACCCCGCTCGCCGAGTCCGGCATCGTCGGTACGGCGATCGGCATGGCGCTGCGCGGCTACCGGCCGGTCGTGGAGATCCAGTTCGACGGCTTCGTCTTCCCCGCGTACGACCAGATCGTCACGCAGCTCGCGAAGATGCACGCCCGCTCGCTCGGCAAGATCAAGCTGCCGGTCGTCGTGCGGATTCCGTACGGCGGCGGCATCGGCGCCGTGGAGCACCACAGCGAGTCGCCCGAGGCGCTGTTCGCGCACGTCGCGGGCCTGAAGGTGGTCTCGCCCTCGAACGCGTCGGACGCCTACTGGATGATGCAGCAGGCCGTGCAGAGCGACGACCCGATCATCTTCTTCGAGCCGAAGCGCCGTTACTGGGACAAGGGCGAGGTGGACACCGAGTCCATCCCGGGCCAGCTGCACCGCGCTTCCGTCGCCCGTGCCGGCGCGGATCTCACGCTGGTCGCGTACGGCCCGATGGTGAAGGTCTGCCTGGAGGCCGCCGCGGCCGCCCAGGAGGAGGGCAAGTCGATCGAGGTCCTGGACCTGCGTTCGATGTCCCCGATCGACTTCGACGCCATCCAGACGTCGGTCGAGAAGACCCGTCGGCTGGTCGTGGTCCACGAGGCGCCGGTGTTCTACGGCTCCGGCGCGGAGATCGCCGCTCGCATCACGGAGCGGTGCTTCTACCACCTCGAAGCACCCGTGCTGAGGGTCGGCGGCTACCACGTCCCGTACCCGCCGGCCCGGCTCGAGGACGAGTACCTGCCGGGTCTCGACCGTGTGCTCGACGCCGTCGACCGCTCGCTGGCGTACTGA
- the pdhA gene encoding pyruvate dehydrogenase (acetyl-transferring) E1 component subunit alpha, with product MTVESTAAARKPRRSSKRTSAAKAPAKSPQTSGPELVQLLTPEGERVEHPDYSIDLTAEELRGLYRDMVLTRRFDAEATALQRQGELGLWASLLGQEAAQIGSGRALRDDDYVFPTYREHGVAWCRGVDPTNLLGMFRGVNHGGWDPNTNNFHLYTIVIGSQTLHATGYAMGVAKDGADSAVIAYFGDGASSQGDVAEAFTFSAVYNAPVVFFCQNNQWAISEPTEKQTRVPLYQRAQGFGFPGVRVDGNDVLACLAVTRSALERARRGEGPTLVEAFTYRMGAHTTSDDPTKYRADEERVSWEAKDPILRLRTYLEKQGAADEAFFTGLDEESEVLGKRVREAVRAMPDPDRLAIFDHAYADGSALVDEERAQFAAYQASFAEEGK from the coding sequence GTGACCGTGGAGAGCACTGCTGCCGCGCGCAAACCGCGACGCAGCAGCAAGCGGACCAGCGCCGCGAAGGCGCCCGCGAAGTCGCCACAGACTTCCGGACCCGAGCTCGTACAGCTGCTGACGCCCGAGGGCGAGCGCGTCGAGCACCCGGACTACTCGATCGACCTGACCGCGGAGGAGTTGCGCGGCCTGTACCGGGACATGGTCCTGACCCGCCGCTTCGACGCCGAGGCCACCGCCCTCCAGCGCCAGGGCGAGCTCGGGCTGTGGGCTTCGCTGCTGGGCCAGGAGGCCGCCCAGATCGGCTCCGGCCGGGCACTGCGCGACGACGACTACGTCTTCCCGACGTACCGGGAGCACGGCGTCGCCTGGTGCCGGGGGGTCGATCCGACCAATCTCCTCGGGATGTTCCGCGGTGTGAACCACGGCGGCTGGGACCCGAACACCAACAACTTCCACCTGTACACGATCGTCATCGGCTCGCAGACCCTGCACGCCACCGGCTACGCCATGGGTGTCGCCAAGGACGGCGCGGACTCGGCCGTGATCGCGTACTTCGGTGACGGCGCCTCCAGCCAGGGCGATGTTGCCGAGGCGTTCACGTTCTCCGCGGTCTACAACGCCCCGGTCGTGTTCTTCTGCCAGAACAACCAGTGGGCGATCTCCGAGCCGACCGAGAAGCAGACCCGGGTGCCGCTCTACCAGCGCGCCCAGGGCTTCGGCTTCCCCGGCGTCCGGGTCGACGGCAACGACGTGCTGGCCTGCCTGGCCGTCACCCGGTCCGCCCTGGAGCGGGCCCGTCGCGGCGAGGGCCCCACCCTCGTGGAGGCGTTCACCTACCGGATGGGCGCGCACACCACCTCCGACGACCCGACGAAGTACCGGGCCGACGAGGAGCGCGTCTCCTGGGAGGCCAAGGACCCGATCCTGCGCCTGCGTACGTACCTGGAGAAGCAGGGCGCGGCCGACGAGGCGTTCTTCACCGGCCTCGACGAGGAGAGCGAAGTCCTCGGCAAGCGGGTGCGCGAAGCGGTACGGGCCATGCCCGACCCGGACCGGCTGGCGATCTTCGACCACGCCTACGCCGACGGGAGCGCGCTCGTCGACGAGGAGCGCGCCCAGTTCGCCGCCTACCAGGCATCGTTCGCCGAGGAAGGCAAGTAG
- a CDS encoding response regulator, with translation MRKEGKITVFLLDDHEVVRRGVHELLSVEDDIEVVGEAGTAQDALVRIPATRPDVAILDVRLPDGSGVEVCREIRSQDESINCLMLTSYADDEALFDAIMAGASGYVLKAIRGNELLNAVRDVAAGKSLLDPVATARVLERLRDGKKGRGDDKLAGLTDQERKILDLIGEGLTNRVIGERLHLAEKTIKNYVSSLLSKLGMERRSQAAAYVARLQAEKR, from the coding sequence GTGCGCAAAGAAGGAAAAATCACTGTTTTTCTGCTGGACGACCATGAAGTCGTCCGCCGCGGAGTCCATGAGCTCCTCTCGGTGGAGGACGACATCGAGGTGGTCGGCGAGGCCGGTACGGCACAGGACGCACTGGTCCGCATCCCCGCGACCCGGCCCGATGTCGCCATCCTCGACGTACGGCTGCCCGACGGCAGCGGGGTGGAGGTCTGCCGGGAGATCCGGTCGCAGGACGAGTCCATCAACTGCCTGATGCTGACCTCGTACGCCGACGACGAGGCGCTCTTCGACGCGATCATGGCGGGAGCCTCCGGATACGTGCTCAAGGCGATCCGGGGCAACGAGCTGCTGAACGCCGTACGGGATGTGGCGGCTGGAAAGTCGCTGCTCGACCCCGTGGCCACCGCACGGGTGCTGGAGCGCCTGCGCGACGGCAAGAAGGGCCGCGGCGACGACAAACTCGCCGGCCTCACGGATCAGGAACGCAAGATCCTGGACCTCATCGGTGAGGGGCTGACGAACCGGGTGATCGGGGAGCGGCTGCATCTCGCCGAGAAGACGATCAAGAACTACGTCTCCAGCCTGCTCTCCAAGCTCGGCATGGAACGCCGCTCGCAGGCCGCCGCCTATGTGGCGCGGCTCCAGGCCGAGAAGCGCTGA
- a CDS encoding pyridoxamine 5'-phosphate oxidase family protein, with the protein MSTEEELQAIDLLGRVPYGRLATSMRALPFLTVARHIVIDGRVVLRMHSGLGYHDACNGTVVAYGADNFNAATSAGSRDLWSVQFTGPAETVEPTPAQRELFGPVPVEVNGEPFTPAFLRLDPHFVSVHTLDFNATRHSPQHSVI; encoded by the coding sequence ATGTCCACCGAGGAAGAACTCCAAGCGATCGACCTGCTCGGCCGGGTCCCCTACGGCCGGCTGGCGACGAGCATGCGGGCCCTTCCGTTCCTGACGGTGGCCCGCCACATCGTGATCGACGGCCGGGTCGTCCTCCGGATGCACAGCGGCCTCGGCTACCACGACGCCTGCAACGGCACGGTCGTGGCGTACGGGGCGGACAACTTCAACGCGGCCACCTCGGCGGGCAGCCGGGACCTGTGGTCCGTGCAGTTCACCGGGCCCGCGGAGACCGTGGAGCCGACCCCCGCCCAGCGCGAGCTCTTCGGTCCCGTCCCCGTCGAGGTGAACGGGGAGCCCTTCACCCCGGCCTTTCTCCGGCTCGACCCGCATTTCGTCAGCGTGCACACTCTGGACTTCAACGCAACTCGACACAGCCCGCAACACAGCGTGATCTAA
- a CDS encoding phosphotransferase: MLRRYPNTGEPLTCKPLDQGLLNHGYRVSTTRGSYFLKHHLDDSTGDRATIVRQHRATKRLQSLGVPVAPPLEDTEGGTVTEIGGRRYALHPWVDGLHRAGAQLTIAQSVRLGALLGAVHTGLEQVMETGAGAAGRPPGHASPDPADTFALIDELLTAARGRRPRDSFDELAEHRLLERRTLLDQHAGRRPPPPGVPATGWVHGDFHPLNVLYRGADPVAILDWDRLGVQPRAEEAVRAAAIFFVQPTGELELAKVRAYARAYRRAAGAGAAELAAAVHRVWWERLNDFWILRWRYCLNDRRADPQFPAVSALAVWWTREYDAVCEAFTG; encoded by the coding sequence GTGCTTCGCCGCTACCCCAACACAGGTGAGCCGCTCACCTGCAAACCCCTGGACCAGGGCCTGCTCAACCACGGATACCGGGTCTCCACCACCCGCGGTTCCTACTTCCTCAAGCACCACCTGGACGACTCCACCGGCGACCGCGCCACGATCGTCCGCCAGCACCGCGCCACCAAGCGGCTGCAATCACTCGGAGTACCCGTCGCCCCGCCCCTCGAGGACACCGAGGGCGGCACCGTCACCGAGATCGGCGGCCGCCGCTACGCCCTGCACCCCTGGGTCGACGGGCTGCACCGGGCCGGTGCCCAGCTCACCATCGCCCAGTCGGTACGGCTCGGGGCGCTCCTCGGAGCCGTACACACCGGTCTTGAACAGGTGATGGAGACGGGCGCGGGGGCCGCGGGCCGACCGCCCGGACATGCGAGCCCGGACCCCGCCGACACCTTCGCGCTGATCGACGAGCTGCTGACCGCGGCGCGCGGCCGGCGGCCCCGGGACTCCTTCGACGAACTGGCCGAGCACCGGCTCCTGGAGCGGCGCACCCTGCTGGACCAGCACGCGGGCCGCCGGCCGCCGCCGCCCGGGGTTCCGGCGACCGGCTGGGTGCACGGCGACTTCCACCCGCTGAACGTGCTCTACCGGGGCGCCGACCCGGTGGCGATCCTCGACTGGGACCGGCTCGGCGTGCAGCCCCGGGCGGAGGAGGCGGTGCGGGCGGCGGCGATCTTCTTCGTCCAGCCGACCGGTGAGCTGGAGCTGGCGAAGGTGCGGGCGTACGCGCGCGCCTACCGGCGGGCGGCCGGGGCCGGGGCGGCCGAGCTGGCCGCCGCGGTGCACCGGGTGTGGTGGGAGCGGCTCAACGACTTCTGGATACTGCGCTGGCGGTACTGCCTGAACGACCGAAGGGCCGACCCGCAGTTCCCTGCG